GTGATCCGGGCGATGGTCGGCCAGGCGAGCAGGAAGAGCACCAGGGTGAGGGTCCAGATGTTCTGCCGCTTGATCACGGTGAGGAAGACGATCGCACCGAGCAGGAACGGCAGCGACAGGACGATGTCCATCACCCGGGAGATGATCGCGTCGACCCAGCCGCCGTAGTAGCCGGCCAGCAGGCCGAGCGTCCCGCCGAACAGCACGATGCCGCTGGTCGCCATCACCGCGATCACCATCGACGGCCGCGCACCGTAGATGGCGTGCGAGTAGTAGTCGCAGCCCAGGACGTCGAAGCCGAAGGGATGCTCCCAGTTCGGAGAGAGCCGGGACCGGTCGGTGTTACACGCCCGCGGATCCTGGCTGGTCCACAACGTCGGGAGGGCCGCCATCGAGCCGACCAGCAGGACGTAGAGGGAGGCGATCACGAAGACCGGGTCCCGCAACAACTGCCGCCGCGCGTCCGCCCAGAGGCTGGCGCTGCGGTCCTTGCTGCCACCGGGCGCGTCCGTCGTGGGGCCGTCACCGGCCACCGGCGCGCCGCCGACGGCAGTACCGGCGCTCGTCAGGTCGCTCATGCCGGCACTCCGCTTCGCTCCGTGCCGCCATGAGGCACCACCACGCTGAGCCTGATGACTCGCTCGCTCCGCTCACTCATGCCGGCACTCCGCTTCGCTCCGTGCCGCCATGAGGCACCACCACGCTGAGCCTGATGACTCGCTCGCTCCGCTCACTCATGTCCACACCTCGTTTCGCTCCGCCCGGCCACTGGGAGCGGTCGGAAGACCTGCGTCCGCATCGTCGTCAAGCCCCGGTCACTCATAGCGGATCCTCGGGTCGAGCACGGCGTACAGGAGGTCGACCAGCAGGTTGGCGATCAGGACGACCAGCACCAGCATCGTCACCACGCCGATCACCACCGAGGACTCCCCGGTGCGCGCGGCCATCGTCACCAGCCGGCCGATGCCCGGCACGTTGAAGATGGTCTCGGTGACCACCGCGCCCGCCATCGCGGCGCCGATGTCGACGCCCAGGAAGGTGATCACGGGGATCAGCGAGTTGCGCAGCGTGTGCACGCCGATGACGCGCTTGGTGGCCAGGCCCTTGGCCTTGGCCGTACGGACGTAGTCGGCCCGGATGTTCTCCATGATGCTGGTCCGGGTCAGCCGGGCGGTGACCGCCAGCGACGTCGCGCCGAGCACCATGCCCGGGATGATCAGGCTGGCCCAGGGATAGTCCGGTTTGAAGACCGGGCTGAACACGCCCACCGAGATCAGATCGGGGATCCAGTCCTGCCCGCGCAGCACGTTGCCGAACTTGACCCCGACGAACTCCCGCACCACCAGGCCGAGTACGAAGATCGGCACCGAGATGACGAAGACCGTGCTGATCTTCACCAGGTAGTCGACGAAGCTGCCGCTGCGCAGGCCGGCGAGCACACCGGCCGCGATACCGACGATCGCCTCGAAGAGGATGGCGATGAGCAGCAGCTTGAGGGTGAACGGGAGGGCATCGGCGACCAGTTCGGTGACCGGGCGCTGGCGCAGGTTGATGCCGAAGTCCGGCGGGTAGGTCAGAAAGATGTTCTGTAGCCGTTCCCCGAAGAGCCCGAAGCAGGGGTTGCCCCGCTGGCCGAGGCAGGGGTCGTCGTAACCGAGCCGCTCGGTGATCGCCTGAAGCAACGCCGGCGGCGGCGTCCGGTCCCCGAACAGCGCCCGGGCCGGGTTCCCACTGAACTGGATCGCCAGCGAGGTCAGGTAGTGGAGCAGGAACATGGTGCCCAGCACGGTGGGGATGAACTGGAGCAACCGTCGGATGACGTAGCGCCCCATCTCGGGGTCTCCTCTCGGCGCTGACGTGGCGGCAACGATCACCCTGGTGGGGAGACCGTTGCCGCCACGTCGTATTACGGCAGGATCAGGCGGCTGAAGCTCAGTTCTGCTTCAGCGAGGTCGCACCGTAGTCGGCGTCCGAGACGGCGTTCCAGACGAACTGGTCCACGTTCTCGCTGTAGACCGCTCCGACCTTGTTGAACCACATCGGGATGACCGGCAGGTCCTCGCCGAGGAGATCCTCCGCCTTCTGGTAGGACGGGATCGCGGCCTCGACCGAGTCGGCAGCGTCACCCTCCTTCAGCAGGGCGTCGAACTCCGGGTTGCTGTACTTGGAGTTGTTGCTGCCGGCAGTGCTGCCGTACAGCGGGTACAGGTAGGTCTCCAGGAACGGGTAGTCCGGGCCCCAGCCGAGGCGGAACGGACCGGTGAACTTCTTCTTGTCCGCCGTGTCGAGGTACTCCGGGAACTGCAGGTTGACCCGCAGCTCGTAGTCGATGCCCAGCGCCTCGCGGATCTGGTCACCGACCGCCTGCAGCCACTGGTCGTGGCCGGCACCGGCGTTGGCCCACAGGGTCAGCTTCTTGCCGGCCGGCCAGCCGCCGGCCTCGGCGAGCAGCTGCTTGGCCTTCTCGACGTCCTTGGTGCAGTACTTGCAGACGCCCTCACGAGCACCCTCGAAGGTCGGGGCGACGAAGCCGCTGGCCGGGGTGAACCGGCCGTCGAAGACGGCGTCGATGATCGACTGGCGGTCGATCGACAGCGAGAGCGCCTGCCGGATCCGCTTGTCCGCGAAGTCGTCGTTGTACAGCGGCATGCCGACGTAGGTGAAGCTGTCACCCGGCAGCTCGTACATCCGGTCGCCGTACTGGGCGCTGGCCTCCTTGTACCGCGCCGGCGGCAGGGTGTACATCACGTCCAGCTCGCCCGCCTGGAAGGCGGAGTAGCCGGCGTCGACGTCGGCGAAGATGCGGTACTCGATGCGGTCCGGCTTGCCGGGCTCGCCGTTCCAGCTGTCGCTGCGGACGACGTTGATGCCGACGTTGTGCTGCCAGTTGCCATCGATCTTGTAGGGGCCGTTACCGATCGGCTTCTCGTTGCACGCGGCGATGTCCGCGACGCACGCCTCGGCCATCGGGAAGAAGCCCGGGTAGCCGATCGTGGTCGGGAAGCCGGAGAACGGCGCCTCCAGCTCGACGGTGAAGGTCAGGTCGTCGACCTTCTTCAGGCCGGAGAGCTCCTTGGCCGCCGGCTCCGGGGCCTTCTGCGGGCCGTCGCCGTCCGGGTCCTCGGACTGCACGTCCGCGATACCGGCGATCCGCTTCATGAAGTAGCCGTTGTTCTGGGCGTTCGGCGAGTAGGCCGCGTAGTTCCACGACCGGATGAACGCGTCGGCGTTGACCGGCTCACCGTTGTCGAAGACGTAGCCGCTCTTGAGCTTGATCGTCCAGAGCTTCTGGTCGTCCGAATCGACCGACTCGGCCAGGTCCATCTCGACCGCGGAGGTCTCGGCGTTGTACTTGACCAGACCACGGAAGAGCTGGCGGATGACGTACAGCGACGGCTCGTCGTCACCACCGGACGGCGTCAGGAACGCCGGCTCCGACGCGTAGACGCGGAGCGTGCCGCCGGCCTGGCCGCCCGACTCGTTGTCGTCGCCACCGCCGCCACAGGCGGTGGCCAACATGGCGGTGGCGGTCGCCGCGACCGCCACCTTCAGGAATTTCCCGCGCATGGGAGTGCCTCCTCAGGGCGCTCGGCTCACGAGGGGGTTGTGAGGTGCCTGCCACTGTGACACCCGATGCGCCCAGGCGGGAAGGCGTGTTATCAAGCCGATACCCGGCCGGGACGGTGCCGACATCGATCCGGAGGCGCCTGTCCATCGCGGAGGAGACATGGTATGAGCTGCTCGTCAAGCACATTTCCACGCTCGCCCGGCCGGCTGGTGACAGCGGGCTGGCGGCACCGCGACGCCGCCGGAACATCGACGTGAATCCCGCCACTGCCGCCCGGATATTACCCGAAAGGACGAGGCCGATTCCAGCCCACCAGCCGAACCCTCTGGTCGTACGGTCGAAAGATCGTTACACCAGTCGCCGGTCCGCCGCCCAGCGGGACAGCTCGTACCGGTTGGACATCTGGAGCTTGCGCAGCACGTTGGAGACGTGCGTCTCGACCGTCTTGATCGAGATGTAGAGCTCCCGGGCGATCTCCTTGTACGCGTACCCCCGGGCGAGCAGCCGCAGCACCTCGCGTTCCCGGTTGGTCAACTGATCCAGCTCGGGATCGGCGACCGGGGCATCCGGACGGGCCGCGAAGGCGTCCAGCACGAAGCCGGCCAGTCGCGGGCTGAACACGGCGTCACCGTCCGCCACCCGCCGGATCGCCGCGGCCAGCTCGTCCGGCGAGATCGTCTTGGTCACGTAGCCCCGGGCACCGGCCCGGATCAGGCCGATCACGTCCTCGGCGGCGTCGGAGACGCTGAGCGCCAGGAAACGCACCTGGGGATGGCTGCGCCGCATCGCCTCCAGCACCGCCCGGCCGCCACCGTCGGGCATGTGCACGTCGAGCAGGACCACGTCCGGCTCGGTGGCCGCGATCCGGCTGACCGCCTCGGCCACCGTGCTCGCCTCACCCACCACCTCGACATGCGCGCCCAACTCGGCGCGTACGCCCGCCCGGAACATGGCGTGGTCGTCGACCAGGAACACCCGCAGCCGTTCGGACTCGGTGCCTGCCGGTTCGACCGGTGGCGTCGACTGCTCGGCCATCATCTGTCCCTTTCCGCCGTGGCCGAATCCCGGGAGATCGGCAGGATCAACCGGACCTCGGTCCCCTCTCCAGGCCGGGAGCGGATCTCCGCCCGGCCGCCGTGCCGCTTCATCCGCCCGACGATCGAGCCTCGGACACCGTGCCGATGGTCCTCCACCGTATCCGGATCGAACCCGGCACCCCGGTCCCGTACGAAGACACTGACCTGGTCGGGCTCGACCTCCGCGTAGAGCGAGACGGTCTGCACCCCGGCGTGCCGGGCGGCGTTCACCAGCGCCTCCCGGGCGGCGGCCACCAGCGCGCCGACCCGCTCGTCGGTTTCCCGGTCGCCGACCACGACGGCCTCCACGGTCATCGCGAAGGTGTCCTCGACCTCGGCCGCGGCCTGTTCCAGGGCAGCGGCGAAGCGCTCGGTGGGTGATCCGGTGGGCTTGTAGAGCCAGTTGCGCAACGAACGCTCCTGGCCACGGGCGAGCCGCTGCACGGTCTTGACGTCGCTGGCGTTGCGCTGGATCAGCGCGAGGGTGTGCAGCACCTGGTCGTGCACCATCGCCGCCAACTCGGCCCGCTCCTGCTCGCGGATGCGCCCCTCGCGCTCCGAGCGGAGCTGGTTCCACGTGCGCCAGAGCACCGGCGCGGCCACCACCCCGACGCCGGCCAGCCCGACCAACGCGAAGATCACCCCGTTGATCACGGCGTCGAGGTTCTGCGCCGGGGAGTAGACCGCGGCGACGCCGATGATGCCGACCGCGACCAGCACCCCGCCGCCGACGAAGCGGAGCACGAACGCGCGCCGGTCGCTCTCCTCTATCACCGCGCTCAGCCAGGGCACCGGCATCGACTCGCCCCACTGCCGCCGCCGCTCGGGCGCGGACTGGTGCCAGATCACCCCGGCGCCGACCGCGATGATGGCGACCAGCCAGCCTGCCGTGCCGGCCGCACCGATGGAGTCGAAGACCATCACCTGGATCAGCAGCACGCCCAGCCCGATGGCCACGAACGGCAGCAGCTGGCTGACGTCGCGGCGCGGCGGGATGGCGGTGTCACCCGGTCGCAGCGGCACGACGGCCCAGAAGGCCGCGTAGAGCAGCAGGCCGAGCCCGCTCAGCCCGAGCAGCACCATGAACGCGACCCGTACCCGGACCACCGGGACACCGAGATGCTCGGCGATGCCGGCGGCCACCCCGGCGGCCATCCGGTGTTCCGGGGCGCGATAGAGGCGGGGTGGTTGGCTGACGGTGCTGATCACGGTCTCCCTGGTCAGGATGGTCGGGCCGGCCGGTGGACGGGGTTCCCGGCGCCGATCCGATCGTCACACGTCACGTGGCCGCCCGACCACGGGGACGCCCCCGACATTCCGGCCGGCCGGATCTCAGGGTGGGGTCAGGGTCGCTTCCGGAGGCCGCTCGGGCGTCCGGAGAAGCAGTATCGAGGCATGACCGACGATGCTGCCCAGCCGCACCGGCCGGGACCGGCGGAACCGGACCCGACTTCTCCGGCGTCCGCCGAACCGGCCGTACCCGAATCGCCCGGCGCCGCCGCGGACGCCGCCGCGCCGTCCGGCGGACGGGCACCCGCCGGGGCGCAGGACAGGACGGCACCGCCGGTCGCCACGCCACCGTCCGCCGGCGCGACGGCGTGGGGCGGCACGGACGTACCACCGCCCGCCGGGCCGGGGGGGCCGGGCGGGCCGTGGCACGCCGCCGACCCCTGGCCGACCACCACACCACCGGCCGCCGGCGACCCCGCCGGCACCAACCCGCCGCCCGGGGGGCCCGGTAGCGGCGCGATGCCGGGCGGCGCCATGCCGGGTGATGGTGGCGGCGCCATGCCGGGTGGCGGTGGCGGCGCGATGCCGGGTGGCGGTGGCGCGGTGCCGCCGCCGGGTGGTCCGGGCGCGCCCTTCGGCGGTGCCGGCTTCACCTCTCGGTACGGGCTGGTCCGCCCCCGCGAGGGCCGTTACCTGGCGGGCGTCTGCGCTGCCGTCGGCCGGGCCACCAACACCGATCCGGTGCTCTGGCGGGTGCTGCTCGCGGTGCTCGGCTTCTTCGGCGGCGTCGGCATCCTGGTCTACGTCGCCGCCTGGTTGATCATCCCCGGCGAGGGCGACAGCGCCTCTCCGGTCGAGTCCATGCTGGGTCGTGGCCGCTCCAGCATGTCCCCGGTCACCGTGATCGTGCTCAGCATCGTGGTCGCGGTGGGCTTCGGCTTCGTCGTCACCGACGCATTCCGGGCGGTGCTGCTCGGCGCGGCCATCCTGGTCGGCGGCGCGCTGCTGCTCAACCGCCAGCAACGCGAGCACCGCGCCGGCCCGGCGCAGACCGCGCCGCCGGCCCCCGGCGAGGGCGCCGCCGGGAGCCCACCGGCGGCACCGGGTCCGGTGCCGCCGGTCAGCTACCCCGGGCCGACCGCCTACCCGGCGCCGCAACCCGGCCCCGGCCGGACCGTGACCGTCCCCGTGCCGGCCGCGTTCCACACGCCCGCTCCGGCATCCGGCATCCCGTCGCCGCCACCGGCGGCACCCGGGTCCGGGCGGCCCGACGAGCCGACCCTGCACCTGGCACCGACGCCGGGCTGGCCACCCGCCGGCACTCCACTCACCCCGCCGGGCACCCCGGCCTATCGTCCCCCGTTCGCCCCGCACGGCCCGTACGCCGGCCAGACTCAGGTGGCTCCGCCGCCACCGGCCAAGCCCCGGCCGCCCAAGAAGCCCCGCGAACGGTCCGCCCTCGGCGCGGTGACCTTCTCGCTGATCTTCGTCGCGCTGGGTCTGGTCGGCATCCTCGACCTGCTGGATGTCTTCGCGATCGGCGCCTCGGCCTACTTCGCGGCGGCACTCGCCGTGATCGGTCTCGGCCTGCTCGCCGGCACCTGGTTCGGCCGGGCCCGCTGGCTCATCGCGCTCGGCCTGGTGACCGCCGCCGCGCTGGCCGTGGTCACGGTCGTCGAGTCGTACGACCGGGTCCGCGGGGTGGACGGCGCGGTCACCTGGGCGCCGGCCGACCGTCGCGACCTCGCCCTCCGGTACGAGCAGAGCTTCGCCGACGCGGTGCTCGACCTGCGGGCGATCGACTTCGACCAGCAGCAGACGGAGATCACCGTCGTCATCAACTTCGGCCAGGCCACCGTGGTGGTGCCGCCACACGTGGACGTGACCGCGGTGACGCAGGTGACCGCCGGTGACGCGAACGTCCTCGGCCAGCGGGCGCGCGGCATGGACAACCGGCTCGCCGAGATCGTCGATCTCGGCGCGGACGGCTCCGGCGGCGGACAACTGCGCCTGAACCTGCACGTCAACGCCGGACACATGGAGGTGACCCGGTGAGGGTCCACCGCACCGACCTGGTGTCGTTCGCCTTCGGGCTGCTCTTTCTCGCCCTCGCCGCCTGGTGGCTGCTCGCCCAGGTGCTCGGTCTCGTCGTGCCGCCGGTCGGCTGGTTCCTGGCCGGCGGGCTGATCCTGGTCGGCGGGCTCGGCCTGATCGGCGCCCTGCGCTCCAGCCGGCACAGCAGCACACCGGCGACACCCGACAGCACCCCGGCGGCACCCGACGCGCCCGGCGACACCAACCCGGAGCCGACCGACCCGGAACCGACGGGAGCGGCCGGCGCCGAGACCGCCACGGCGACCACGCCGGAGAGCACCACCGGCACGGACGCGGACGAGGCTCGCACGCTCGACCTCTTCGCCGGAGACGAGCTTCCGCCGCCGGGCCGGGGGCCCGCCGCCTGACCGTGCGGCGCCCGTCGCTCGCCGCCTATGCTGGCCGGTGTGCCCCCGCCTGCGCCGACCGGCCCACGCCGTGAGCATCCCTCGCGGGTCACCGGCTCGCGCGGGCCGTCCGTGGCCGGGCCGACCTCGCCGCCGGCGGTGACTCTCGCGTCGGTCGCCATTACCCCGTCAGGAGCCCGTTCGACATGACCCAGTCCCCCGCCGTGCGTACCCCCGACCGATCCGGTCCGGTCCGCCTCGGCGAGCGCGCCGCCCGTACTCTCGTCTCCGAGCTTGCCCGGATCAACGACCCGAAGGCCGCCCTGCTGGTCGGCGCCGCCCCGGAGTCCGCGGTGCTGGCCGCGGCGATCGAAGCGTTGCTGCCCGGCGACACCCTCACGGTGGTGCCCGCCGAGCGGGTCAGCGCCGCGGCGCTGCGGGAGCACGTCACCGCCCAGGGCCGCTGGGTCGCCGACCGGGTCCGCGTCGTGGACAGCCTTGCCGAGGCCGAGCCCGCCGCGGTGGTCGTCGCCGCCCAGGCGTTCACCGGCACCGCCGACGAGGCCCGCGGTGCCATCGAGGCACTCACCAAGTACCTGACCGACGGCGCGGTGCTCACCGTCGCCACCGCCGTCGCCCGGACCGCCGGCGCCGCCGCCGAGCTGGATCGGCAGGGCGCGCTGTACGGCGTCGGCGACGACCTGGTGCTGCGCAACTCCCCGCCGGTACGCGTGTACCGGCTCCGCTTCACCCCGGCGGACGCGGCCTCCGCCGAGCGTCTCGCCCCCGCGTACCGGCCGTCGAGCGTGCCGCTGACCCGCGGCATGCACATCGACTCCAACGGGGTGGCCGCGGCCGGCATCGCCCTCGGGCTGGCGGCGCTGACCCGCCTGGCCCGACCGAAGTCGAAGCTCTGGCTGCTGCCCGCGCTGGCCGCCGCACCGGTGGCCGCCTTCTTCCGGGATCCAGAGCGGGACGTGCCGGAGGATCCCTCAGCCGTGGTGGCCGCCGCCGACGGTCAGGTGCTGTCGGTGCAGCGACTGACCGACGAGCGCTTCGGCGACGGCGAGTTCCTGCGGGTCGCGGTCTTCCTGTCGGTCCTCGACGTGCACGTCAACCGCTCCCCGGTGGCCGGCAAGGTGGTGGACTACTTCGTCGCCGACGGCGGGTTCGTCAACGCGATGAAGCCCGACGCGGAGCACAACGTGGCCGCGTACACGGTGCTGGACACCACGCACGGCACGGTGGTGGTGGCCCAGCGGACCGGCCTGATCGCCCGGCGGATCGTGCAGCGTGCCCCGATCGGCGCGTTGCTGGCCCGCGGCGAACGACTGGGGCTGATCCGTTTCGGCTCGCGGACCGACGTATACCTGCCGGCGGATGCCGCGGAGCCGCTCGTCGGGCCGGGCGACAAGGTGATCGGTGGGTCGAGCGTCATCGCCCGCTGGCGCTGATCGTCATCGAACGCGAAGGGGCGCCGCGACGGACCGCGGCGCCCCTTTCGTCGTACGGAATCAGATGACGGTGCGACGCTGGCGCAGCCAGAGCACCGGGCCACTGATCAGATATCCGACCACGATCAGGCCGAAGGTGAGCCGGACGTCGATCAGCGCGCCGACCACCGGAGCGAGCCAGACCCACGGCGGCAGCTTGACCAGCCGGGCGAGCTTGGCGTACGGGAAGCTGCTGACCATGGTGAAGGCGAGCAGCGCCACCCCGGCGATCTGCACCGCCCCCGGCACCGGCATCCCGATCACCACCATCAGGGCGAGCACGGCCGCGGCCATGGTGGTGGGCACCCCGGAGAAGAAGCGTCCGTCCTTGGGCGAGACGTTGAACCGGGCCAGGCGGATGGCGGCGCAGGCCGCGACGAGCGCGGCGGCCACCGCGGCGGCGGCCGTCGGCGCGGAGCCGGCGAGCGAGGCGTAGACCACCACGGGCGCGGCGAGGCCGAAGGAACACATGTCGGCCAGCGAGTCCATCTGGGCGCCGAACGGGCTGGACACCCCGAGCTTGCGGGCCAGCGCGCCGTCCAGGCCGTCGAAGGCAACACAGGCGATGAGGAGGAGCGCGGCGAGCCGCACGTTGCCCTGCATGGCGACGAAGATCGCGTTGATGCCGAGCAGCAGGCTGGCCAGGGTGCAGGCGTTGACCAGGGCGAACTTCATCCGCCTGGCCCTCGTCCGCTCGCCGGGGAGCAGCGGGACGGATGTCGCCTCCGGCTCGGCCGGGGCCGGTGTCAGGGCGACGGGGGCCGACCCGAGCGCGGGGCTGACCGGGGCGATCGTCTCGATCCCCGTGCGAAACCGCTTCAGGCCGTACCGGCGGCGCGGGCGGTCCTGGTACCGGGGCTCGGGCAACACGTCGGTCGCACCGTGCAGTTCCGCACCTCGGCGGCCGACGCGAACCAGCAGGACCTGGCGGGCGAGGGTGCCGCTGCGGCGCAACGGGCCCGTCCAGTTTCGCCCTGCGGGGCGCGGGCTGTCAGTCGTACGACGCCGGCGCCATGGGGCTCTCGGCACGTTTCCTCCATCACCGGATCGACTGGCCGCCACGAAGGCGGGCGTCCGGCTGTCTCGTGCCGGACCTTCCTGGCCCGGCAGCCGTTTTGCGGAGTACACCATCGCACAGGGGGGCGGGGATTGGCGATAGCTGCCGGCTGTACTTATAACTCCCTTAACCGTGCGTACCGCCGTCTTGTTCCCATCCCGGACGCCATCGCCCGTTTTCCGCACCTGACCTGCCTCGACTGTACCGGAGGCCGACTGTGGCGGCTGGGTGCGAACGCGGACCCGCAGCGCCCACCGTGGGTTACGCCGACGGCTCCAGGACTGCGGCGGCGATCTCGGTCAACGGCAGTTTCCGCAGCTCGGAGCGAGCGAACCAGCCGGAACGGGCGGTCGAACCGCCGGCCAGCTCGGTCACTGTCGGTTCGGTCGGGAAGTCGACCGCCACCCGGTAGACGACCCGGATGCCGTGCCAGTCGAGCGGGTAGCCCTCCGGGCCGAGAGCCGCCGGATTGTGCAGGTTGTCCACACCGATCAGCTCGGTGACCCGGCCCAGTTGACCCGACTCCTCGACCAGCTCCCGTAGCAACCCGGTGACGGGCTGTTCGCCATGATCAGTACCGCCGCCGGGCAGATGCCATCGGCCCGCACCCGGATAGCCGTCGGCGATCAACGACAGCAGCACCCGGCCGTCGGGATCGGTCACCACCCCGTACGCCCCGAAGCGCTGCCGCTGGTGGGTGCCGGGCGCGGCGAACGGTGCCCGGCGGCGCAGCGCACCGGGCGACAGCGGAACGACCGGCAGCCCGAGGGCCTCTGCGGTGAACGCCAGCAGCGGCAGCTCGGCCGCCTCGTCCAGGGTCAGCCAGCGGGCCAGGTCGGTGAGGCCGTCACGCTCGGCACGCAACTGTCCGCCCGTCGGCGCCACGTCGAACAGCATCCGGTCGGTGTGCAGGGCAACATCGAGATCGGGGTACGGCACCACATCCGCGACCACCGCCCGCAGCCCGGTCACCTCGACGGTCAGCCCGGTCTGCTCGGTGACCTCGCGGAGCACCGCGTGCGCGGGGTGCTCCGCGTGCGCGAGCCCGCCGCCCGGCAACGACCAGACCCCGGGAAAATCCGCCCGCCCGGAACCCCGCACCAGCAGCACCCTGCCCCCGCCAT
This is a stretch of genomic DNA from Micromonospora sp. WMMD1082. It encodes these proteins:
- a CDS encoding ABC transporter permease — its product is MSDLTSAGTAVGGAPVAGDGPTTDAPGGSKDRSASLWADARRQLLRDPVFVIASLYVLLVGSMAALPTLWTSQDPRACNTDRSRLSPNWEHPFGFDVLGCDYYSHAIYGARPSMVIAVMATSGIVLFGGTLGLLAGYYGGWVDAIISRVMDIVLSLPFLLGAIVFLTVIKRQNIWTLTLVLFLLAWPTIARITRGSVISAKDLDYVHAAKAVGARNSRLMFRHILPNAIAPMLVYATIVLGSFVAAEATLTFLGVGLQPPAQSWGIMISVHQVYFLEDPWLLLFPCGLLVGTVLSFILMGDALRDALDPKFR
- a CDS encoding ABC transporter permease, which codes for MGRYVIRRLLQFIPTVLGTMFLLHYLTSLAIQFSGNPARALFGDRTPPPALLQAITERLGYDDPCLGQRGNPCFGLFGERLQNIFLTYPPDFGINLRQRPVTELVADALPFTLKLLLIAILFEAIVGIAAGVLAGLRSGSFVDYLVKISTVFVISVPIFVLGLVVREFVGVKFGNVLRGQDWIPDLISVGVFSPVFKPDYPWASLIIPGMVLGATSLAVTARLTRTSIMENIRADYVRTAKAKGLATKRVIGVHTLRNSLIPVITFLGVDIGAAMAGAVVTETIFNVPGIGRLVTMAARTGESSVVIGVVTMLVLVVLIANLLVDLLYAVLDPRIRYE
- a CDS encoding ABC transporter substrate-binding protein gives rise to the protein MRGKFLKVAVAATATAMLATACGGGGDDNESGGQAGGTLRVYASEPAFLTPSGGDDEPSLYVIRQLFRGLVKYNAETSAVEMDLAESVDSDDQKLWTIKLKSGYVFDNGEPVNADAFIRSWNYAAYSPNAQNNGYFMKRIAGIADVQSEDPDGDGPQKAPEPAAKELSGLKKVDDLTFTVELEAPFSGFPTTIGYPGFFPMAEACVADIAACNEKPIGNGPYKIDGNWQHNVGINVVRSDSWNGEPGKPDRIEYRIFADVDAGYSAFQAGELDVMYTLPPARYKEASAQYGDRMYELPGDSFTYVGMPLYNDDFADKRIRQALSLSIDRQSIIDAVFDGRFTPASGFVAPTFEGAREGVCKYCTKDVEKAKQLLAEAGGWPAGKKLTLWANAGAGHDQWLQAVGDQIREALGIDYELRVNLQFPEYLDTADKKKFTGPFRLGWGPDYPFLETYLYPLYGSTAGSNNSKYSNPEFDALLKEGDAADSVEAAIPSYQKAEDLLGEDLPVIPMWFNKVGAVYSENVDQFVWNAVSDADYGATSLKQN
- a CDS encoding response regulator transcription factor, with the protein product MAEQSTPPVEPAGTESERLRVFLVDDHAMFRAGVRAELGAHVEVVGEASTVAEAVSRIAATEPDVVLLDVHMPDGGGRAVLEAMRRSHPQVRFLALSVSDAAEDVIGLIRAGARGYVTKTISPDELAAAIRRVADGDAVFSPRLAGFVLDAFAARPDAPVADPELDQLTNREREVLRLLARGYAYKEIARELYISIKTVETHVSNVLRKLQMSNRYELSRWAADRRLV
- a CDS encoding ATP-binding protein, which codes for MTRETVISTVSQPPRLYRAPEHRMAAGVAAGIAEHLGVPVVRVRVAFMVLLGLSGLGLLLYAAFWAVVPLRPGDTAIPPRRDVSQLLPFVAIGLGVLLIQVMVFDSIGAAGTAGWLVAIIAVGAGVIWHQSAPERRRQWGESMPVPWLSAVIEESDRRAFVLRFVGGGVLVAVGIIGVAAVYSPAQNLDAVINGVIFALVGLAGVGVVAAPVLWRTWNQLRSEREGRIREQERAELAAMVHDQVLHTLALIQRNASDVKTVQRLARGQERSLRNWLYKPTGSPTERFAAALEQAAAEVEDTFAMTVEAVVVGDRETDERVGALVAAAREALVNAARHAGVQTVSLYAEVEPDQVSVFVRDRGAGFDPDTVEDHRHGVRGSIVGRMKRHGGRAEIRSRPGEGTEVRLILPISRDSATAERDR
- a CDS encoding PspC domain-containing protein produces the protein MTDDAAQPHRPGPAEPDPTSPASAEPAVPESPGAAADAAAPSGGRAPAGAQDRTAPPVATPPSAGATAWGGTDVPPPAGPGGPGGPWHAADPWPTTTPPAAGDPAGTNPPPGGPGSGAMPGGAMPGDGGGAMPGGGGGAMPGGGGAVPPPGGPGAPFGGAGFTSRYGLVRPREGRYLAGVCAAVGRATNTDPVLWRVLLAVLGFFGGVGILVYVAAWLIIPGEGDSASPVESMLGRGRSSMSPVTVIVLSIVVAVGFGFVVTDAFRAVLLGAAILVGGALLLNRQQREHRAGPAQTAPPAPGEGAAGSPPAAPGPVPPVSYPGPTAYPAPQPGPGRTVTVPVPAAFHTPAPASGIPSPPPAAPGSGRPDEPTLHLAPTPGWPPAGTPLTPPGTPAYRPPFAPHGPYAGQTQVAPPPPAKPRPPKKPRERSALGAVTFSLIFVALGLVGILDLLDVFAIGASAYFAAALAVIGLGLLAGTWFGRARWLIALGLVTAAALAVVTVVESYDRVRGVDGAVTWAPADRRDLALRYEQSFADAVLDLRAIDFDQQQTEITVVINFGQATVVVPPHVDVTAVTQVTAGDANVLGQRARGMDNRLAEIVDLGADGSGGGQLRLNLHVNAGHMEVTR
- a CDS encoding phosphatidylserine decarboxylase, whose product is MTQSPAVRTPDRSGPVRLGERAARTLVSELARINDPKAALLVGAAPESAVLAAAIEALLPGDTLTVVPAERVSAAALREHVTAQGRWVADRVRVVDSLAEAEPAAVVVAAQAFTGTADEARGAIEALTKYLTDGAVLTVATAVARTAGAAAELDRQGALYGVGDDLVLRNSPPVRVYRLRFTPADAASAERLAPAYRPSSVPLTRGMHIDSNGVAAAGIALGLAALTRLARPKSKLWLLPALAAAPVAAFFRDPERDVPEDPSAVVAAADGQVLSVQRLTDERFGDGEFLRVAVFLSVLDVHVNRSPVAGKVVDYFVADGGFVNAMKPDAEHNVAAYTVLDTTHGTVVVAQRTGLIARRIVQRAPIGALLARGERLGLIRFGSRTDVYLPADAAEPLVGPGDKVIGGSSVIARWR
- a CDS encoding CDP-alcohol phosphatidyltransferase family protein — its product is MRRSGTLARQVLLVRVGRRGAELHGATDVLPEPRYQDRPRRRYGLKRFRTGIETIAPVSPALGSAPVALTPAPAEPEATSVPLLPGERTRARRMKFALVNACTLASLLLGINAIFVAMQGNVRLAALLLIACVAFDGLDGALARKLGVSSPFGAQMDSLADMCSFGLAAPVVVYASLAGSAPTAAAAVAAALVAACAAIRLARFNVSPKDGRFFSGVPTTMAAAVLALMVVIGMPVPGAVQIAGVALLAFTMVSSFPYAKLARLVKLPPWVWLAPVVGALIDVRLTFGLIVVGYLISGPVLWLRQRRTVI